The following proteins come from a genomic window of Candidatus Bathyarchaeota archaeon:
- a CDS encoding serine protease, translating into MPVLIDEFSVKPLYLETFLVEQRLGVATGFAVKKDASYYLITNWHVVTGRNPFDNNRPLSARGLADPNKLKVWFHGQNLGSWIAKEIELINRAGDKLWLEHELPEQVDVVAIPFAVTEDIRIYEIDLALADFDLMVYPSEAVSIIGFPMGLTSGGKFPIWKTGHIASDIDIDWDGKPAFLIDATTKSGMSGSPVIAKRVSLYQTSHGNVVGNAARFLGVYSGREIGESGVEVGFVWKPRVISEILGH; encoded by the coding sequence ATGCCGGTTTTAATTGATGAATTTTCAGTTAAACCATTATATTTAGAGACTTTTCTTGTGGAACAGAGACTTGGAGTTGCCACTGGTTTTGCAGTTAAGAAAGATGCTTCTTATTATTTAATTACTAATTGGCATGTAGTTACAGGTAGAAATCCTTTTGATAATAATCGACCACTTTCTGCCAGAGGATTAGCAGACCCGAACAAACTAAAAGTGTGGTTTCATGGACAAAATTTAGGCAGTTGGATAGCTAAAGAGATTGAGCTGATTAATAGAGCTGGAGATAAACTTTGGCTTGAACATGAACTACCTGAACAGGTTGATGTAGTAGCTATTCCGTTTGCTGTCACGGAAGATATAAGAATTTATGAGATAGATTTAGCCTTAGCTGATTTTGATTTAATGGTATATCCCTCAGAAGCAGTTAGTATCATTGGCTTTCCTATGGGATTAACTTCTGGAGGCAAATTTCCAATCTGGAAGACTGGACACATTGCCTCAGATATTGATATTGATTGGGATGGCAAGCCTGCATTCTTAATCGATGCAACAACCAAAAGTGGTATGTCGGGCTCCCCTGTAATTGCAAAAAGAGTAAGCCTCTATCAGACATCTCATGGCAATGTGGTTGGGAACGCAGCAAGGTTCCTCGGTGTTTACTCAGGCAGAGAAATTGGTGAATCAGGAGTTGAGGTAGGCTTTGTATGGAAACCAAGAGTTATTTCAGAAATTCTTGGTCATTAA
- a CDS encoding CRISPR-associated endonuclease Cas1, translated as MVFLQSEQFGKPSLVCDFQELYRYLIDDFVIQYCQNLAKRDFIHKTKLSAQKKGKRQYLNDTETKDFTNKLSKYFEMTVEIPRIKVGERQTIETLINEESLLLAKFLRKERKNWNPRQAKILS; from the coding sequence ATGGTTTTTCTGCAATCAGAACAATTTGGCAAACCAAGCTTAGTCTGCGACTTCCAAGAGCTGTACCGCTACTTAATTGATGACTTTGTCATTCAATATTGCCAGAATTTGGCTAAACGAGATTTCATACATAAGACTAAGTTGTCAGCTCAAAAGAAAGGAAAAAGGCAATATCTTAATGACACTGAAACGAAGGATTTCACTAATAAGCTCAGTAAGTATTTTGAAATGACTGTTGAAATTCCAAGAATAAAAGTCGGAGAAAGACAAACAATCGAGACGCTAATAAATGAAGAATCACTGTTATTAGCCAAGTTTCTGAGAAAAGAAAGAAAAAATTGGAATCCGAGACAGGCAAAAATTCTTTCTTAG